A window of Oncorhynchus kisutch isolate 150728-3 linkage group LG10, Okis_V2, whole genome shotgun sequence contains these coding sequences:
- the LOC109897301 gene encoding galanin receptor type 2, giving the protein MSDLEDFSKTAGHWNTSDSYQLNPTSVIVPVVFSLIFLLGTIGNSLVLAVLLRSGQVGYNTTNLFILNLSVADFFFIIFCVPFQATIYSLEGWVFGSFMCKVVHFFINLTMYASSFTLAAVSVDRYLAIRYPLRSRELRTPCNAVVAMVVIWGLSLIFAGPYLSYYDLIDYANSNVCVPGWEEYNRKVLDTCTFVFGYVIPVLIVSLSYTRTIKYLWTAVDPLDGMSESKRAKRKVTKMIIIVTVLFCLCWLPYHVVILCYLYGDFPFNQTTYAFRILSHCMAYANSCLNPIVYALVSKHFRKGFKKVFSCILSKNGRNKVHVVHVANTVPGFQAGSTEVSQMNEDNVRQNDCEMSSRPIAEPREATISHFQKQP; this is encoded by the exons ATGTCAGATCTGGAAGACTTCAGCAAAACAGCAGGGCACTGGAACACATCGGACAGCTACCAGCTGAATCCCACCAGTGTGATCGTGCCCGTTGTGTTCTCGCTCATATTCCTGCTGGGGACCATTGGGAACAGTCTGGTTCTGGCCGTCCTCCTCCGCAGCGGCCAGGTGGGATACAACACCACCAACCTGTTCATTCTCAACCTCAGCGTGGCCGACTTCTTCTTCATCATTTTCTGCGTGCCTTTCCAAGCCACCATCTACTCCCTGGAGGGCTGGGTGTTCGGCTCCTTCATGTGCAAGGTGGTCCACTTCTTCATCAACCTCACCATGTACGCCAGCAGCTTCACGCTGGCCGCCGTCTCGGTTGACAG GTATCTGGCCATTCGCTACCCTCTTCGCTCTAGAGAGTTGAGAACGCCCTGTAATGCCGTGGTTGCCATGGTAGTCATCTGGGGACTATCATTGATCTTCGCAGGACCGTATTTGAGCTACTATGACCTCATAGATTACGCCAACAGTAACGTTTGTGTTCCAGGTTGGGAGGAGTACAACCGCAAGGTGCTGGATACTTGCACCTTTGTGTTTGGTTATGTGATCCCTGTGCTCATCGTGAGCCTGTCCTACACCAGAACCATCAAGTACCTGTGGACTGCTGTGGACCCTCTGGACGGGATGTCGGAGTCCAAGAGGGCTAAGCGCAAAGTCACCAAAATGATCATCATCGTCACAGTGCTCTTCTGCTTATGCTGGCTGCCCTATCATGTGGTGATCCTATGCTATCTGTACGGAGACTTCCCCTTCAACCAGACCACATACGCATTCAGGATCCTCTCTCACTGCATGGCCTACGCCAACTCCTGCCTCAACCCCATTGTGTACGCCTTGGTGTCCAAGCACTTTCGCAAAGGTTTCAAGAAGGTGTTCAGCTGCATTCTCAGTAAGAACGGCAGGAACAAAGTGCATGTGGTACATGTGGCCAACACAGTGCCTGGGTTCCAGGCGGGGTCCACAGAAGTGTCACAAATGAATGAGGACAATGTACGACAAAATGACTGTGAGATGAGCAGCCGGCCCATCGCCGAGCCGAGGGAAGCAACTATAAGCCATTTCCAGAAACAGCCTTGA